The following proteins are co-located in the Candidatus Binatia bacterium genome:
- a CDS encoding endonuclease/exonuclease/phosphatase family protein, giving the protein MKLRLLSYNIRYGGVGREESLASVIRGAEPDLVLLQEASRPDVVKRLADRTGMAHCGSVAGGSVAYLSRVELAGHEWRQPRGCSRSLLQADLAAPPCSVFALHLRAMHSNWSERRRVRELKAILGDIASHRDRFHLLTGDFNTLAPGEKLDRRRLPLRIRLITSLLGSTVRWETIQIMLDAGYADAFRALHPNDSGVTFPTWDPHLRLDYLFVPAGTVSRVERCEVVRGGEAATASDHFPLLTVVAP; this is encoded by the coding sequence GTGAAGCTCCGCCTGCTCAGCTACAACATCCGCTACGGCGGCGTCGGGCGGGAAGAGAGCCTTGCCAGCGTGATCCGAGGCGCCGAGCCCGACCTGGTCCTGCTGCAGGAGGCGTCCCGGCCCGACGTCGTGAAGCGCCTGGCCGACCGCACCGGGATGGCCCATTGCGGCTCGGTGGCCGGCGGCTCGGTGGCCTACCTGAGCCGGGTGGAGCTGGCGGGCCACGAATGGCGCCAGCCCCGCGGATGCTCCCGTTCCCTCCTTCAGGCGGACCTGGCGGCTCCGCCGTGCAGCGTCTTCGCCCTGCACCTGCGGGCGATGCACAGCAACTGGTCGGAGCGGCGCCGCGTGCGCGAGCTGAAAGCCATCCTGGGCGACATCGCCTCGCATCGGGACCGCTTCCACCTCCTGACCGGCGACTTCAACACGCTCGCGCCGGGCGAGAAGCTGGACCGGAGGCGCCTGCCGCTGCGGATCCGGCTGATCACGTCGCTCCTCGGGAGCACCGTGCGCTGGGAGACCATCCAGATCATGCTCGATGCCGGCTACGCGGACGCTTTTCGCGCGCTCCACCCGAACGACTCCGGCGTCACATTCCCGACCTGGGATCCCCATCTGCGGCTGGACTACCTCTTCGTTCCCGCCGGAACGGTGAGCCGGGTGGAGCGCTGCGAGGTCGTGCGCGGCGGAGAGGCCGCGACGGCCTCGGATCACTTTCCGCTGCTCACCGTCGTCGCTCCCTGA
- a CDS encoding DUF1572 family protein yields MNEEAYLRDVVRTYRNYKALGEKALVQTPEAHWHTELDAASNSIAVIVKHVAGNLRSRFADFLTTDGEKPDRDRDGEFTMTGRASREEILGWWERGWATALGSIESLRPEDLGRTIHIRQEPFLVVEALNRSVTHTAYHVGQIVYLARHFAGAEWRSLTIPKGMSGSHQRGDFHEKGIARS; encoded by the coding sequence ATGAACGAAGAGGCCTATCTGCGGGACGTGGTCCGTACCTATCGGAACTACAAGGCGCTGGGGGAGAAAGCGCTCGTCCAGACGCCCGAAGCGCACTGGCACACCGAGCTGGACGCCGCCTCGAACAGCATCGCCGTGATCGTCAAGCACGTCGCGGGCAACCTGCGCTCCCGTTTCGCCGATTTCCTGACGACCGACGGCGAGAAGCCGGACCGGGACCGCGACGGAGAGTTCACCATGACCGGGCGCGCCTCCCGCGAGGAGATCCTGGGTTGGTGGGAGCGGGGCTGGGCGACCGCGCTGGGATCGATCGAGAGCCTGCGCCCCGAAGACCTCGGGCGCACCATTCACATCCGCCAGGAGCCCTTCCTGGTCGTCGAGGCGCTCAACCGATCGGTCACGCACACCGCCTACCACGTGGGCCAGATCGTCTATCTCGCGCGCCATTTCGCCGGCGCGGAGTGGAGGTCGCTCACGATCCCCAAGGGAATGTCCGGCAGCCACCAGCGGGGCGATTTCCACGAGAAGGGGATCGCGCGGAGCTGA
- a CDS encoding isocitrate lyase/phosphoenolpyruvate mutase family protein — MSDSATPRPSPAEKGARFRALHQGPRAFVIANAWDAGSARLLAQMGFEAIATSSAAAARALGLEDGQMGRDRSLANARSIVEACDVPVSADLENGFGEAPAVAAETIRMAAAAGLAGASIEDAPAGEGVYDLGLAAERIAAAVEAARGLDAPFTLTARCENFVRGRPDLDDTIERLRAYERVGADVLFAPGLPTLEAVREVCSAVGKPVNFMAGIPGKSFSVAELEAAGVRRVSLAASLHRAAMAALREAAEEVLGRGTFTYTDRPGATAPTQARAR, encoded by the coding sequence ATGAGCGATTCCGCGACCCCGCGTCCCTCGCCGGCGGAAAAGGGCGCCCGCTTTCGGGCGCTGCATCAGGGTCCTCGTGCGTTCGTGATTGCGAACGCCTGGGATGCCGGATCGGCGCGGCTCCTCGCCCAGATGGGATTCGAGGCGATCGCCACATCGAGCGCGGCGGCGGCCCGGGCGCTGGGGCTGGAGGACGGCCAGATGGGGCGGGATCGGTCGCTCGCCAACGCGCGATCGATCGTGGAGGCCTGCGATGTTCCGGTCTCGGCGGACCTCGAGAACGGGTTCGGCGAGGCGCCGGCCGTTGCGGCCGAGACGATCCGGATGGCGGCCGCGGCCGGTCTCGCGGGCGCGTCGATCGAGGACGCGCCGGCGGGCGAAGGGGTCTACGACCTCGGCCTGGCGGCAGAACGGATCGCCGCGGCGGTCGAGGCGGCGCGAGGGCTGGACGCGCCGTTCACGCTGACCGCGCGCTGCGAGAACTTCGTGCGCGGGCGTCCGGACCTGGACGACACGATCGAGCGGCTGCGCGCGTACGAGCGCGTCGGCGCGGACGTCCTCTTCGCGCCGGGCCTGCCGACGCTCGAGGCCGTGCGGGAGGTCTGCTCCGCGGTGGGCAAGCCCGTGAACTTCATGGCGGGGATCCCCGGGAAATCGTTCTCGGTCGCGGAGCTCGAAGCGGCGGGGGTGCGCCGGGTCAGCCTCGCGGCCTCGCTCCACCGCGCCGCGATGGCCGCCCTTCGCGAAGCCGCCGAGGAGGTCCTGGGCCGCGGCACGTTCACTTACACCGACCGTCCCGGAGCGACGGCCCCGACGCAAGCGAGGGCGCGATGA